In Electrophorus electricus isolate fEleEle1 chromosome 6, fEleEle1.pri, whole genome shotgun sequence, a single genomic region encodes these proteins:
- the c6h5orf15 gene encoding keratinocyte-associated transmembrane protein 2 — protein MAAVKMELKLSVCLLVILVILTPLPVRCNDFSDVGSHATQEATNMTTSVPNNLSALITTPNKDKSANQNFTTTSAALPTTLKPTDFDVATVGPESTESTELKPTDTSEAKLASPSVFEKEEPGPAFDFESTTSPIGMTDIYSYDDETNDENSRFADDGQQSNQIFTQNLEENIDSNDVDERPEKIDVHMKDTTIYTTQDEDSHFFFHLVIIAFLVAIVYITYHNKRKIMLLAQSRRWREGLCSRSVEYHRLDQNVHEAMPSLKMTNDYIF, from the exons ATGGCGGCAGTAAAGATGGAGCTAAaattatctgtttgtttattagtaATTTTGGTCATTCTGACGCCATTACCTGTTAGATGCAATGACTTCTCTGATG TTGGGTCTCATGCTACACAAGAAGCAACAAACATGACAACCTCTGTCCCTAACAACCTCTCTGCTCTCATAACAACACCCAACAAAGACAAATCAGCAAACCAAAACTTCACCACCACTAGTGCTGCCCTGCCTACAACACTCAAGCCTACTGATTTTGATGTTGCTACTGTGGGTCCAGAAAGCACCGAGTCTACTGAGCTAAAGCCCACTGACACCTCTGAAGCCAAACTAGCTAGCCCCTCTGTCTTTGAGAAAGAAGAGCCAGGCCCAGCCTTTGATTTTGAATCCACCACCTCTCCTATAGGGATGACTGACATTTACAGTTACGATGATGAAACAAATGATGAAAACTCAAGGTTTGCTGATGATGGTCAACAGTCAAACCAGATATTCACACAAAATCTGGAGGAGAACATTGATAGCAATGATGTGGATGAGAGGCCTGAAAAAATCGATGTTCATATGAAGGACACTACCATCTACACCACCCAAGATGAAGACTCGCACTTCTTCTTCCACCTGGTCATCATTGCTTTTCTAGTGGCAATAGTCTACATCACTTACCACAACAAGAGGAAG ATCATGCTTCTGGCTCAGAGTCGACGCTGGAGGGAAGGCCTGTGCTCCCGTAGTGTGGAGTACCATCGGCTTGACCAGAATGTCCACGAGGCGATGCCATCCCTCAAAATGACCAATGACTACATCTTTTAA